Genomic window (Chryseobacterium sp. H1D6B):
TTTTTGAATATTTAAATGAAAAAGGGATTAAAACTCATTTCATTAAACAATTGGACGAAAGAGAACAATTGGTAAAAAAAGTATCCATCATTCCTTTGGAAATGGTTGTAAGAAACTATTCTGCTGGAAGTATGGCTCAAAGATTAGGAGTAGAAGAAGGAATAAAATCGCCAGTAACTATTTTTGACATCTGCTACAAAAAAGATGAATTAGGTGATCCTTTAATTAACGATCATCACGCTGTTTTCTTAGGTGCGGCTACTTATGAAGAACTTGATGATATGTATGAACTTACATCAGATATCAATGATATTCTGATCGATTTATTTGATAAAATAAACATCATCTTAGTAGATTTTAAAATCGAATTAGGTAAAACTTCAGACGGGGAGATCATCCTGGCTGACGAAATTTCTCCAGATACCTGCAGATTATGGGATAAAGATACCATGAAAAAGCTTGATAAAGACCGTTTCCGTAGAGACTTAGGAGAAGTAACTGAAGCTTACGTTGAAATTTACAACAGATTAAAAAATCTGCTTAAGAAATAAATTCTTTATAGAAAAAATAGAAAATGAAAAGTTTAGACATTCATAAAAGTGAATATTTAAAACAGTTTAAAGTACAGCCTTACGGCAGAAATCTTTTCAGAACCCAAGAAGAAGAAAGACTGGATGCTCCCAATGAGGAATGCGGTATTTTCGGATTGTATTCTGATAATGATTTAGATACTTTCTCTCTTTCTCAGTTCGGGCTTTTTGCATTACAGCACAGAGGCCAGGAAGCTTGTGGTATTTCCGTTCTTAAAAATGGAAGAATCAACAACCTGAAAGATGAAGGGCTGGTTTTAGATGTTTATAAAGAGATCCAGGATCCAGAAGCTTTTATGGGGAATTCTGCAATCGGACACACCCGTTACACTACTGCAGGAGACAAAAAGAAGTATAATTTCCAGCCTTTTTTCGCAAAAAACGAATATGACCAGATTATACTTTCAATCGCACATAATGGTAACCTGACCAATGCGAAAGAATTAAAAGCTGAATTAGAAGCTGAAGGTGTTGTTTTCAGAGCGACTTCTGATTCTGAAGTTATTTTAAGATTAATTCAAAAAAATCTTGATCTAGGACTGCGTGGAGCGATAAAAGCAACCATGGAAAAAATAGAAGGAGCTTATTCCGTAGTAGGAATGACTAGAAATAAATTCTTTGCATTCAGAGATTTCAACGGAATTCGTCCGCTCGTTTTAGGAGCTATTGATGAAAAAACATATGTTGTTGCTTCTGAATCGGTAGCGCTAGATGCTGTAGGCGCGCAATATGTACGCGATATTTTACCAGGAGAGATCATTTATACGAATGAAAATGAAACAGGACTTCAGTCTTATATGGTCAATGACCAGGGTAAGCAGAGAATCTGTTCGTTCGAGTATATTTATTTTGCAAGACCTGACTCTACGCTTGAAAACATCAATGTTTATGAGATCAGAGAGAAATCTGGTGAAAAGATCTGGGAACAATGCCCTGTAGATGCTGATATTGTAATTGGAGTTCCGGATTCTGGAGTTCCAGCAGCAATAGGCTTCTCAAAAGCTTCAGGAATCCCTTTCCGTCCGGTTTTGATTAAGAACAGGTACATTGGAAGAAGTTTCATCGTTCCGACTCAGGAAATGAGAGAAAGGGTAGTGAACCTGAAACTGAATCCTATTATTTCTGAGATCAAAGATAAAAGGGTAGTGATCATTGATGATTCAATTGTTCGTGGAACGACCTCTAAAAGACTGGTTAAGATTCTAAAAGATGCAGGGGTAAAAGAAATACATTTCAGAAGTGTTTCGCCGCCTATTATTGCTCCTTGTTATCTAGGAATTGATACTCCGTCAAAAGATGATTTAATTTCTGCAAATATGTCTACTGAACAGCTTAGGGATTATTTAGGAGTAGATTCTTTAGAATTCTTAAGTACAGAAAATCTAAAAGAAATTTTGGGATCTTCTAACCACTGTTTTGGATGCTTTACAGAAGAATACCCAGTAGCAAAAGGGGAAGAAATAGAGTTATTTAGTTAATAATTAAATAGCATAAAAATGAAAAGGCCGGACTTAATTTAAGTCCGGCCTTTTCTATTGAAGTTAATAATTGATTGTTAGAATTTGTAATTCAAACCTAATTGGAATACTCTGTTATTTACTGTATTCTGTCCATCAGGTCTGTCTTTAGCAATATCTGTAAGACTGTTTACGTATCTTGCATTGATTCCTAAGTTATGAGTAAAATCATACCCTAAACCAAGTCCCAATCCTACATTAAATTTATTGATATTGTCTTTATTAATATCTTCAGAATGTGACTGAGTTTGAGTTACTGTAGTTCCTCCTGTAGTTGTAGTGATTGTTCTGTCTCCTGATGTTTTTCCATCTAAGAAATAACTGAATTCAGGTCCTGCTTCAATATAGAAATTCTCAGTAGCTCTCATTTGAACCATTAATGGTACCGAAATGTAATTCAAAGTAGATTTATATTCATCCTTAGTTTTTACATTCGTAGAACCTGTAGTTACATCTGTAGATGAGATTACACTTCTAGCTCCTAATTGATTATACAATACCTCTGGCTGAAGGCTGAATTTTTGAGAAAGCGGAATATTAACAAAAACTCCAGCATGAAATCCTATTTTCTGGTTGTTAAGACTTAATTCCTGCTCACTAAAAGAGGCTGCATTTCCACCCGCTTTAATACCAAATCTAATAGGTGGTTTTTCATTTACTACTTTTACCACCTGCACTACTTCAACTTGTTTTACCTGCTCTTGTGCAAATGCTAATGCTCCTGTTGTCATTGCTAGTCCTAGAAATAACTTCTTCATAATTTTTTTTTTAATTTTTACTATTTAGTTCCTTCGTCTTATTTTTCAATCAGACTTGAATTATTTTGCAAAATTCTTGCCAAACTGTTATTTGACTGATTAACAGAATTATATAGAGCCCAAGCAATCACTAATAATGCATTTATTTTCTTTATTTAATTAAAATATCATCAACTATTTAAATATTATTTTAATTAGTATTCAAAAAAATAGGAATACATCAATTTTATTTTTTTAGCTTAAAAACGTGAAAAGACCGGGCTTAATAAATAAACCCAGCCTTTTCTATTGAAATTAATAATTTATTATTAAAATTTGTAGTTCAATCCTAACTGGAATACTCTGTTAGATACTATATTTTGGTCATCAGGTCTGTTTTTAGCAATGTCTGTAAGACTGTTTACATATCTCGCATTGACTCCTAGATTATGAGCGAAATTATATCCTAAACCAAGCCCGAATCCTAGATTAAACTTATTGATATTGTCTTTATTGATGTCTTCGGAATGTGACTCAGTAACAGTTATACTCCCGGCTTTTGCTCCGCCTCCTCCTGTAGTTCCTCCAGTAGTTGTTGTAGTGATTGTTCTGTTGCCTGAAGTTTTTCCATTTAAGAAATAACTAAATTCAGGTCCCGCCTCAATGTAGAAATTCTCAGTAGGCTTCATATGAAGCATCAATGGAACTGAAATATAATTTAAAGTGGATTTATATTCATCCTTTGTTTTTATATTTGTAGACCCCGTGGTTATATCTGTAGATGAGATACTGTTTCTTGCACCCAATTGATTGTAAAGTACTTCCGGCTGAATACTGAATTCTTTAGTAAGCGGAATATTGACAAGAGCACCAGCGTGAAATCCAATTTTTTGATTATTAAGACTTAATTTCTGATCACTAAAAGCGGCTGCATTTCCACCTGCTTTAATACCAAATCTAATCTGCTGCTTTTCTTTTACTGTTTGTACCTGTACCTGCTGAGCAGACACAAATGTTCCACCTGCAATCGCAAGTCCTAAAAATAATTTCATCATAATGTTTTTTAAAAAATTTTAGTGTTTAGTTTCTTTCATCTTATTCTTCAATAAGATTTGAGTTATTTTACAAAATGCCTGCCAAATTAATATCATATTGATTTTTAGGACTATACAAATGAAAATCATTAGTTTTAAAATAAACTAGATCTTATTATAATCAAAAAATAATTAGTTAGAAACAATTATCTTATTTAAAAATTAAATGAAATCTAATTGAAATAGAATACTTCATTTTTTATAAAAAAATAATTTTATAAATAAGAAGGCTGGGCTTAAAAACAAACCCGGCCTTTTCTATTACAGTTAATATTGATTATTAAAATTTGTAATTCAATCCTAATTGGAATACTCTGTTATTTACTGTATTTTGTCCGTCAAGTCTGTCTTTAGCAATATCTGTAAGGCTGTTTACATATCTCGCGTTCATACCTAAATGATTAGAAAAATCATATCCTAAGCCTAATCCCAGACCTACATTCAATTTATTAATAGTATCTTTATTGATATCCTCAGAATAAGATTCAGTGACAACCACTGTTGCCCCATCTGCCGTACCCGTTACAACAGCTCTCTCACCTTTAATCTTCCCATTTAAGAAATAACTGAATTCAGGCCCTGCTTCTATATAAAAATTCCTTGTTGGTCTCATCTGAATCATTAACGGGACTGAAATGTAGTTTAGAGATGCTTTATAGCCTTTGATTTTTTCACTGGCAGCAGCGACTGCAACATCTACATTTTCGGCGCCCAATTGATTATATAAGACTTCTGGCTGAATACTGAATTTTTGAGAAATAGGAATATTTACAAAACCTCCTGCATGAAATCCGAGTTTCATTATCTTAATACTTAGCTCTTGCTCACTAAACGAAGCAGCATTACCGCCTGCTTTAATACCAAATCTAACAGCTCCTGTTTG
Coding sequences:
- a CDS encoding porin family protein is translated as MKKLFLGLAMAAGTLVFAQEQKKQVQTGAVRFGIKAGGNAASFSEQELSIKIMKLGFHAGGFVNIPISQKFSIQPEVLYNQLGAENVDVAVAAASEKIKGYKASLNYISVPLMIQMRPTRNFYIEAGPEFSYFLNGKIKGERAVVTGTADGATVVVTESYSEDINKDTINKLNVGLGLGLGYDFSNHLGMNARYVNSLTDIAKDRLDGQNTVNNRVFQLGLNYKF
- a CDS encoding porin family protein — translated: MKKLFLGLAMTTGALAFAQEQVKQVEVVQVVKVVNEKPPIRFGIKAGGNAASFSEQELSLNNQKIGFHAGVFVNIPLSQKFSLQPEVLYNQLGARSVISSTDVTTGSTNVKTKDEYKSTLNYISVPLMVQMRATENFYIEAGPEFSYFLDGKTSGDRTITTTTGGTTVTQTQSHSEDINKDNINKFNVGLGLGLGYDFTHNLGINARYVNSLTDIAKDRPDGQNTVNNRVFQLGLNYKF
- a CDS encoding porin family protein produces the protein MMKLFLGLAIAGGTFVSAQQVQVQTVKEKQQIRFGIKAGGNAAAFSDQKLSLNNQKIGFHAGALVNIPLTKEFSIQPEVLYNQLGARNSISSTDITTGSTNIKTKDEYKSTLNYISVPLMLHMKPTENFYIEAGPEFSYFLNGKTSGNRTITTTTTGGTTGGGGAKAGSITVTESHSEDINKDNINKFNLGFGLGLGYNFAHNLGVNARYVNSLTDIAKNRPDDQNIVSNRVFQLGLNYKF
- the purC gene encoding phosphoribosylaminoimidazolesuccinocarboxamide synthase, with protein sequence MEKREMLYEGKAKQVFATDNPDQVVVRFKDDATAFNAQKRGQVDLKGEMNNAITTLIFEYLNEKGIKTHFIKQLDEREQLVKKVSIIPLEMVVRNYSAGSMAQRLGVEEGIKSPVTIFDICYKKDELGDPLINDHHAVFLGAATYEELDDMYELTSDINDILIDLFDKINIILVDFKIELGKTSDGEIILADEISPDTCRLWDKDTMKKLDKDRFRRDLGEVTEAYVEIYNRLKNLLKK
- the purF gene encoding amidophosphoribosyltransferase yields the protein MKSLDIHKSEYLKQFKVQPYGRNLFRTQEEERLDAPNEECGIFGLYSDNDLDTFSLSQFGLFALQHRGQEACGISVLKNGRINNLKDEGLVLDVYKEIQDPEAFMGNSAIGHTRYTTAGDKKKYNFQPFFAKNEYDQIILSIAHNGNLTNAKELKAELEAEGVVFRATSDSEVILRLIQKNLDLGLRGAIKATMEKIEGAYSVVGMTRNKFFAFRDFNGIRPLVLGAIDEKTYVVASESVALDAVGAQYVRDILPGEIIYTNENETGLQSYMVNDQGKQRICSFEYIYFARPDSTLENINVYEIREKSGEKIWEQCPVDADIVIGVPDSGVPAAIGFSKASGIPFRPVLIKNRYIGRSFIVPTQEMRERVVNLKLNPIISEIKDKRVVIIDDSIVRGTTSKRLVKILKDAGVKEIHFRSVSPPIIAPCYLGIDTPSKDDLISANMSTEQLRDYLGVDSLEFLSTENLKEILGSSNHCFGCFTEEYPVAKGEEIELFS